CGAGCCACGCGGCGCGGACAGCTGAGTCTCCGTGACCGCCGTCCAGAACTCATGGGCCCGGTCGAGGAGTTCGATGCGACGGTCGACGAAGGCGTACGTCCAGCGGATGCTCATGCCGGGGATCGTAGATCAGGGGGACTGCATGAACCGCAGCATATTTCCGGCGGGGTCCCGGAACGCGCAGTCGCGCACCCCGTACGGCATGTCCGTCGGTTCCTGGATCACGTCGGCGCCGGATTCCCGGACGCGCGCGAAGAGGGCGTCGCAGTCCTCGGTGGTGAAGTTGACCCCGCGCAGCACACCCTTGGCCAGCAGCTGCTCCATCGACTCCCGGTCGGCCGGGGAGAGGTCGGGGTTGGCCGCGGGCGGCTCCAGGACGATCGACACGTCCGGTTGCAGCGGCGAGCCTACGGTCGTCCACCGCATGCCCTCGTACTTGACGTCGTTGCGGACCTCCAGGCCCAGGACGTCGCAGTAGAAGGCGATCGCCTTGTCGTGGTCGTCGACGGCGATGAAACAGGTGTGGAGCTTCAGGTCCATGGGACCAACCTAAGCTCGGAACGGCGTCATGTCCGTCTGGGGCGCGTGTACGCCCGCACCACGCAGGGCGGGATCTCCGCGCTCTCCTCGTGCGAGCGGGCCCGGTAGGAGCTCGGCGTCTCGCCCACCAGTTCGGTGAAGCGGGAGCTGAAGGAGCCGAGGGACGTACAGCCGACCGCCATGCAGACATCGGTGACGGAGAGGTCGCCGCGGCGCAGCAGCATCTTCGCGCGCTCGACGCGACGGGTCATGAGATAGCCGTACGGCGTCTCGCCGTACGCCTCCTTGAAGCTGCGCTGGAAGTGGCCCGGGGACATCAGGGCGGTGCGCGCGAGGGCGGTCACGTCGAGGGGCTCGGTGTACTCGCGGTCCATGCGGTCGCGTGCCTTGCGCAGTCTGACCAGATCCTCACGGTTCACCTCGCCAGCATCGCACGCGGGCACAGGCTGACGGAAAGGGGGCGGGGTCCGCCCCCGGTGCGGGAGGCGCTCGGGTGCTCCGTCACCCTTCGTCGTCCAGCGCGAAACGCAGATACCGCTCCGCCGAACGCCGCACCGCGGCCGCCCCGTCGGCGGTGACCACCCGTCCCCAGAACGCCCCGTAGATGCGCTCGAAGCCGAACGGCTCGACCAGCCGCAGCGCGCGCCGGACGGTCCGCGGCCGCTCCGGGATGAAGTTGGGGATGCTGTACATGAAGCTGACCCACCGCCGGTCCATCACCACCATGAAGATGTCGCCGCTGAACAGCGCACCGCGCCCCTCCGGGTCGTCCGCCCAGTGCAGCACGGTGCCGCCGGCGAAGTGCGTGCCCGCGTTGATCAGCGTCATGCCGGGGGCGATCGGGTGGGTGTCGCCCGACCAGTACTCGATCAGCGGATCGGGGCGGCCGACCCAGTCGCGGTCCGCGGCGTGGACGTACACGGGGGCGTCGAAGACCCGGCCCCACTCGGTCATCGCGCCGTGGAAGTGCGGATGGCTGACGGCGATCGCGCTGACGCCGCCCAGCTTCTCGACCTCGGCGGCGAGTTCGTCGTCGAGGTAGCCGAGGCAGTCCCACAGCACGTTCCCGGCCGGTGAGCGCAGCAGCAGCGCCCGCTGCCCGATGGCCACGGACGGCTCCGCGGCGACGCCGACGACGCCGGGCCCCTCCTCGCGCAGCCGCCCGCGGTGGCCGCTGTCGCGCAACTCGGCCAGGCTGGTCCAGCGCTGGCCCTCCCAGCCGACGTACTGCCGCTCGTCCAGGCAGACCGGGCAGTCGGCGCGGGGTGCGGCGTACTGCATTCCGCAGGTGTGGCAGATCGGGAGTTCGGTACCGGACACGGGCTTGAGGGAGGACACCACGACTCCTTCGCTCTGGCTGCTTGCCGACGCACGCCGAAGGGGTCCGGCCAGAACTTCGGCCGGACCCCTTCAGATTCCCGTTCCCGCTGACCCGCGATGGTGCACCGATCGCCGGTCACGGGCGGCTGACTGTACGTCAGGCCTTCTTGGTCTCCCAGAAGATCTTGTCGATCTGGGCGATGTAGTCCAGCGCCTTCTGGCCGGTCGCCGGGTCGGTGGACGCCTTGGCGGCCGAGAGGGCCTTCAGGGCGTCGTTGACCAGCTGGTGCAGCTCCGGGTACTTCTCGAAGTGCGGGGGCTTGAAGTAGTCGCTCCAGAGCACGGAAACGTGGTGCTTCGCGAGCTCGGCGCGCTGCTCCTTGATGACCGTGGCACGGGCCTGGAAGTGCGGGTCGTCGTTGGCGGCCATCTTCTCCTGCACGGCCTTCACCGACTCCGCCTCGATGCGGGCCTGGGCCGGGTCGTACACACCGCAGGGCAGGTCGCAGTGTGCGCTGACCTTGACCTTGGGGGCAAACAGGCGGGAAAGCATGGAGCATTCCTTCCTCGTGATCGTCTTCTCAGGTGCGACATTACTCCCTGGGAGAGGCGATTTCGCGAGTGCCCCCATGGGCTTAGGACAAAAGTCCGGGGTCAGTATCAGACTGGTGGATGAACGGACAGGGGAGGTGCCGGGGATGCCGGAACTGTCGCAGGAGACCGAACACAGGGGTGCGCTCCTGCCCTTCGGGCCGGCCGAGGTGACCGGGCCGTCGATGGTGCCCACGCTGCACCACGCGGACCGGCTCCTGGTGCAGTACGGGGCCCGGATCCGGCCGGGTGACGTGGTGGTCCTGCGGCATCCGTTCCAGCAGGACCTGCTGGTCGTCAAGCGGGCCGTGGAGCGCCGCGAGGGCGGCTGGTGGGTGCTCGGGGACAACGCGTACGCGGGCGGCGACAGCACGGACTACGGGGTCGTGCCCGTCGAGCTGGTCCTCGGCAAGGTGCGTCTGCGGTACCGGCCGCGCAGGCCGGATCAGCGTTCGCCGTTCGCCGTCGCGCGCTGGGTGCTGTCCTGCGCCAGGCCCGTCCTCTCCGACCGGTCGGCCTCCAGGCGTTTGCGGGCGCGGTAGGCGGCCACGTTGGCGCGGGTGGCGCAGCGGTCGGAGCAGTAGCGCCGGGAGCGGTTCGTGGACGTGTCCAGATAGGCGTTGCGGCAGGGCGACGCCTCGCACAGGCCCAGGCGGTCCACGCCGTACTCGGTGAGGTGGAAGGCGAGGCCCATCGCCGCGATGGCCGCGTAACCGGCGGTCGCGTTGGACGGGTGGTCCGCCAGGTGCATGTGCCACAGGGGGCGGCCGTCGTCGTCGCGGTGATCGTGCCCGGAGATCTGCGGGCTCACCGGGAACTCCAGGAGGAGCGAGTTCAGCAGGTCCACGGCGAGCGTCTCGTCGCCGCCGTCCGCCGCCTCGAAGACCGAGCGCAGCCGGCCCCGGACCGAGCGGAAGCGGGTGACGTCCGCGTCGGTGGCGCGGCGGGCCGCCGACGCGTTGCCCCCGAACAGGTCGCGAACGGCCTCGACCGAGGTGAGCGAGTCCTTGCCCCGGGCCGGGTCCTCGGTGTTGACGAGGCGCACGGCGTAGTCCGAGTAATAGGCCAGTTCCACTTGTAGTCCTTACGGAGGCGTTCTATCGTCGTCGTGCGGGCGGTTGGTAACAGCTGATCGTGCTTCCAGGGTATTACGCATACGTTCGAAGAGGGGGCTCCCATGACGACGAGTACCGGAACCGACTGGCAGGCCTGGCAGGAGAGCTGGGACCGCCAGCAGGAGTGGTACATGCCCGACCGGGAGGAGCGCTTCCGGATCATGCTCGACATGGTCGAGGCCCTCGTGGGACCCCGCCCCCGGGTACTGGATCTCGCATGCGGCACGGGAAGTATCACGGCCCGGCTGCTCGCCCGGTTCCCGGAGGCCGTCAGCACGGGTGTCGACCTCGACCCGGCGCTCCTCGCCATCGCCGAGGGCACCTTCGCGGCCGACGACCGGGTCACCTTCGTGACGGCCGACCTCAAGGACCCGGACTGGACGGCGAAGCTGCCCTGCACGTCGTACGACGCCGTCCTGACCGCCACGGCCCTGCACTGGCTGCACAGCGAACCCCTCGCGGCCCTCTACGGTCAGGTCGCGGGCCTGGTCCGCGACGGCGGTCTCTTCATGAACGCGGACCACATGATCGACGACACCACGCCCAGGATCAACGCGGCCGAACGCGCCCAGCGCCACACCCGGATGGACCAGGCCAGGCACGACGGCGCCCTCGACTGGTCCGAATGGTGGCAGGTCGCCGCCAACGACCCCGTCCTCGCGGAGCCCACCGCCCGCCGCTTCGAGATCTACGGCGAGCACGCCGACGGCGACATGCCCTCCGCCGCGTGGCACGCGCGCGTACTGCGCGAGAAGGGCTTCGGGGAGGCTCGCCCGGTGTGGTGCTCGCCGTCGGACACGCTGCTGCTGGCGTTGAAGTAGCGCATGTGGAAGGGGCGGTACGGGAATCCCGTACCGCCCCTTCCACGTCACGTCGTACCGCCGCTACAGCACCTTCGACAGGAACGCCTGCGTCCGTTCGTGCTGCGGGTTGGTCAGGACGTCGCGGGGGTTGCCGGACTCGACCACCACACCGTCGTCCATGAAGACCAGGCTGTCGCCGACCTCGCGGGCGAAGCCCATCTCGTGGGTGACGACGACCATCGTCATGCCGGACTCGGCGAGGTCGCGCATGACGTCGAGGACGTCGCCGACCAGCTCCGGGTCGAGGGCCGAGGTCGGCTCGTCGAACAGCATCAGCTTCGGGTCCATGGCGAGGGCCCGGGCGATGGCGACGCGCTGCTGCTGGCCGCCGGAGAGCTGCGAGGGGTAGGTGTCGGCCTTGTCGGCCAGTCCGACCCGGTCGAGCAGCTCCCGCGCCCGCTCCCTGGCCTGGGCCTTGCTCACGCCCTTGACCTGGACCGGCGCCTCGATGATGTTGTCGGCGGCCGTCATGTGCGGGAACAGGTTGAACCGCTGGAACACCATGCCGATGTCCTGGCGCTGGAGCGCGACCTCGCTGTCCTTGAGCTCGTACAGCTTGTCGCCCTTCTGGCGGTAGCCGACCAGCTCACCGTCGACGTACAGCCGTCCGGCGCTGATCTTCTCGAGGTGGTTGATGCACCTCAGGAAGGTCGACTTGCCGGAGCCGGAGGGGCCGATGAGGCAGAACACCTCACCCTGCTTGACCTCCAGGTCGATGCCCTTGAGGACGTGCACCAGGCCGAAGGACTTGTGGACGCCCTCGGACTTCACCATCACGGTCATGCTCCGCCCCTTTCACGGCTGAAGGCCATCAGGTTGACCCTGATCTTCTGCCACGGCGTCGGCGGCAGGCTCCGGGACGTGCCGCGGGCGTAACGGCGCTCCAGGTAGAACTGGAAGACGCTGAAGACGCTCGTCATGACCAGGTACCAGATGGAGGCGACGAACAGCATTTCCATCACGGCGTACGAGGTGGAGCCGATGGACGACGTGGCGCGCAGCAGCTCGTTGTACGTCACCGCGTACACCAGCGCCGAGGTCTTCAGCATGTTGATGAACTCGTTGCCGGTCGGCGGCACGATCACCCGCATCGCCTGCGGGATCACGATGCGGCGCAGCGTCTTGGCGTGGCTCATACCGAGGGCGTGCGAGGCCTCGGTCTGGCCCTCGTCGACGGCCATCAGGCCGGCGCGGCAGATCTCCGCCATGTACGCCGCCTCATTGAGGCCGAGGCCGAGGAGGGCGCACATGAACGGCGTCATGACGTCCGTCATCTCGTCCTTGTAGATCGGACCGAGATTCAGCATCGGGAAGATCAGCGCCAGGTTGAACCACAGCAGGAGCTGGACGTAGACCGGCGTCCCGCGGAAGAACCAGATGTAGACCCAGGCCACCCAGCTCGTCACCGGGTTCTTCGAGAGCCGCATGACAGCGAGCACGATGCCGAGGACCACGCCCAGGATCATCGCCAGGATGCTGATCAGCAGGGTGCGGCCGGCACCGGCGAGGACCGTGGAGTCGAACATCTTGTCGCCGACGGCGCTCCACTGGATCTTCTCAGCGGTGGCGAACGCGTTGACCAGCAGGCCCACCAGGGCCAGGACCACGAGGCCGCTGACGTAGCGGCCGTAGTGGCGGACCGGGATGGCCTTGATCGCCTCCGGTGGAACGGAGGCTTCCTTGGAGACCGGCGGCGTCGCGTCCGCCGGCTCCTTGTCGAACTTGTCAGTCACAGTGACTGCCCTTCAGTGCTGCTGGGTCGGTCACTTGCCGCCGTTGACGGCGGCCTTGTCGATGGCGCCGCTCTCGGCGCCCCACTTCTCCAGGATCGTCTTGTAGGTGCCGTCCGCGATGATCGCGTTGACGGCCTCCTCCAGGGCGGCGGAGAGCTCCTTGTTGTCCTTGTTCACGGCGATACCGAACGGGCCGGCGTCGACCTGCTCGCCGACGACCTCGAACGCGTTGCCGCCGTCGGCCTTGCGGGCCATGTCGATGGCGACCGGGTAGTCGTTGACGCCGGCGACCGCGCCGCCCGACTTCACACGGGTCTGGGCCTCGGTGTCGTTCTCGAACGACTCGATCGTGATCTTCTTCTTGCCGTCGCCCGTGCAGGCCTTCGACTGCTTCTGCAGGGCCTGCTCGTACGTCGTGCCGCGCTGCACGGCGGCCGTCTGGCCGCAGAGGTCGGCGATCGAGTTGATCTTCTTCGGGTTGCCCTTCTGGACGTACACGGCGGTACCGGCCGTGAAGTAGTCCACGAAGTCGACACCCGGGCCGAGCTTCTTGCCCTTGTCGTCCAGGCCCTCCTGACGCGCCTTGGTGTCCGTGATGGAGGACATGGCGACGTCGTAACGGCCCGAGTTCAGCGAGGTGATCAGGCCGTCGAAGGAGCCGGAGGTGAACTTGAACTCCACGCCCAGCTGCTTGCCCAGCGCCGCGGCGATGTCGGGGTCGACGCCGACGATCTTGCCGCCGTCCTGGTACTCCATGGGGGCGTACTCGGCGTTGGTGCCGACCTTGATGACACCGGCCTTCTGGATATTGGCGGGCAGCTTGTCGAACAGCGGGGCGCTGCTGGAGGACGCCGTCTCCTTGGAGCCGCTGTCGTTGCCGCCCTCGGTCTGGTCACCGCAACCGGTGAGAAGCAGGGCGCCTGCGACCGCGATCGCACCTACCGCGGCAGTCCTGGAGCGCGCGGCGGTCGTACGACGGGAGCTTGCGGTCATTTTGGGTTCCTCCGGCGGATGGGTGGAGTTGCCGATGGGGCGGGCATCTGTCGACGGTGCCGACGGACGCCTTGTTTTCTCAGGTCGACGAGAGCACACGCCTTCGAGTGTCGCGACCTCGTGTGATTACGGCATCTTGCCATTCGGACTGGACCATTCAGGGGGCCAGCCATGTCAAAATCGGATAACGGGTGACCCCCGAACCGCATCAGGTCGGACATCACGGCCGCACCTTCTGCGGGAATCCATCCTTCCGGCCGGAGGATCTTCGGCGCATCTCAGGATGCGAGCGTGGCCTTGACGTCCGGGCCCGCGGATCCAGCCCTTGTCAAGAGGCGATCGAGGATGAGTCCGCATACTTGACCATGATTCATGTCACCGGTCCGGGGCCCACAAGGTCCGTCATGTGACCTTGCACTTATGGACTCGTCGCGGGTGCCGTCCGTCCGGTAAGAAGGTTCTTTACACCCCTCATCCGGGGCTCAGGGCGCGTGTGCGGCGCGCCCGTCGCGCACGACCCATACGCATCACCGACAGGGTCGTACGCGGTGCCCGCCCACTTCTCAACCAGGAGTGGCCACCCTCAAACCATGAATATCTAAGGGGTAGAACAAGTGGCAGCGGAGATCGTCAATCCTCGCAGCGACAGCGATACGGGCCAGGACGGGGCGGAGCCCCTCGATTCCTTCGACCCCGCGTTCGCGCTGCATCGCGGCGGCAAGATGGCTGTGCAGGCCACCGTGCCGATCCGCGACAAGGACGACCTGTCCCTCGCGTACACGCCCGGCGTGGCGAAGGTGTGCAGCGCCATCGCCGAGCAGCCCGACCTCGTCCACGACTACACGTGGAAGTCCTCCGTCGTCGCCGTCGTCACGGACGGCACCGCCGTGCTCGGACTCGGTGACATCGGGCCCGAGGCCTCCCTTCCGGTGATGGAAGGCAAGGCCATCCTCTTCAAGCAGTTCGGCGGCGTCGACGCGGTGCCGATCGCGCTGGCCTGCACGGACGTCGACGAGATCGTCGAGACCGTGGTCCGGCTCGCGCCGTCCTTCGGCGGCGTGAACCTGGAGGACATCTCGGCGCCCCGGTGCTTCGAGATCGAGAAGCGCCTCCAGGACGCCCTCGACATCCCGATCTTCCACGACGACCAGCACGGCACGGCCGTCGTGACCCTTGCCGCCCTGCGGAACGCCGCGCGGCTGACCGGGCGCGGGGTCGGTGAGCTCCGTGCGGTCATCTCGGGCGCCGGCGCGGCCGGTGTCGCCATCGCGAAGATCCTCGTCGACGCCGGGATCGGGGACGTCGCCGTCGCCGACCGCAAGGGCGTGGTGTCGGCCGACCGGGACGACCTCACCCCGGTCAAGCGGGAGCTCGCGGGCTTCACCAACAAGGCCGGCCTCACCGGGTCCCTGGAGGCCGCTCTGGCAGGCGCCGACGTCTTCATCGGCGTCTCCGGCGGCACGGTGGCGGAGGAGGCGGTGGCGTCTATGGCAGAGGGTGCCTTCGTCTTCGCCATGGCCAACCCGAACCCCGAGGTGCACCCGGACGTCGCGCACAAGTACGCGGCGGTCGTGGCCACGGGCCGCTCCGACTTCCCGAACCAGATCAACAACGTCCTCGCGTTCCCGGGCATCTTCGCCGGGGCGCTCCAGGTGCGGGCCTCCCGTATCACCGAGGGTATGAAGATCGCGGCGGCGGAGGCGTTGGCGGCGGTGGTCGGTGACGACCTCGCTGCGGACTACGTGATTCCGTCGCCGTTCGACGAGCGGGTGGCTCCGGCCGTTACCGCGGCTGTCGCGGCCGCGGCGCGTGCGGAGGGTGTTGCCCGCCGCTGAGGCAGGTGGCTGTGGGTGGCCCCGTCCGGTTCGCCGGGCGGGGTCGCTTTTTTTTACCTGGGCGGGGGGCTGGTTGGGTGGTTTTTCGCCCCCGCCGCCCCTACCCGTCCCATCCTCCAGGGGCGTGCCGCCCCTTCGACCCCGCCCACAGGGGGCTCTGCCCCCTGGACCCCCATCGGCCCGAAGGGCCTCGTCCTCAAACGCCGGACGGGCTGAAACAGCAGGACCGGCGAGCCCTCGTCCTTGAACGCCGGAGACGCTGGATCCGTCGCGCAAGAGGGTGTGTGTCACACGGCTTTCCGGTTCCCCGTGTCGCCGGTGGACCCTATCGTCAAGGTCATGTTCGCCGCCTATGCCGCCCGCATCGACCGTGACCAGCCGCTCTCCGGACTCGAGTTGGGGGAGCGTCCGGCTCCCGAGGCCCGACCCGGCTGGAGCGTGATCGACGTCAGGGCCGCCTCCCTCAACCATCACGACCTCTGGTCCCTCAAGGGCGTCGGCCTGTCCGAGGACAAGTTGCCGATGATCCTCGGCTGTGACGCCGCCGGTGTCGACGAGGACGGCAACGAGGTCGTCCTGCACTCCGTGATCGGCCAGACCGGACACGGCGTCGGCCCCAGGGAGCCCCGCTCCATCCTCACCGAGCACTACCAGGGCACGTTCGCCGAGCAGGTCGCCGTGCCGACCTGGAACGTGCTGCCCAAGCCCAAGGAGCTGTCCTTCGCCGAGGCCGCCTGTCTGCCCACGGCGTGGCTGACGGCGTACCGGATGCTCTTCACCAACGCGGGCGTACGTCCCGGCGACTCGGTCCTCGTCCAGGGGGCCGGCGGCGGGGTCGCCACGGCCGCGATCGTGCTCGGCAAGGCCGCAGGTCTGCGGGTCTTCGCCACCAGCCGGGACGAGGCCAAGCGCAAGCGGGCGATCGAGCTGGGCGCCGTGGAGGCGCTGGAGTCGGGGGCGCGGCTGCCGCAGCGGGTGGACGCCGTCATCGAGACCGTCGGTGCCGCCACCTGGTCCCACTCGGTGAAGTCCCTGCGGCCGGGCGGCACGCTGGTCATCTCCGGTGCGACCAGCGGCGACCGGCCCTCGCACGCCGAACTCACCCGGATCTTCTTCCTGGAGCTCAAGGTCGTGGGCTCGACCATGGGCACCAAGGACGAGCTGGAGGACCTGCTGTCCTTCTGCGCGGCCACCGGGGTGCGCCCGGTGATCGACGAGGAGCTTCCGCTGGACCGGGCCCGCGAGGGCTTCGAACGGCTGGCTTCGGGCGAGCAGTTCGGGAAGATCGTGCTCACGCATTCCTGAGGTGACGTGAGGTGACGTGAGGCGGGTCCGGGGTTCCGGGCCCGCCTCTTTTGCGCTCGAGGTGTCAACTCTGGTTGACATGCCACTCGCGTCAACGTAAGTTGACGTCATGACCGAAGCGACGGATCTCGCCGAGCGTGCCGGCGACCGCGATCCACGGGTCGGCCTGCGGGCCGTCGCCGCCCTGCGCCGGCTGCTCGAACAGCTGGAGTCCGTGCAGGTGCGCAGCGCGCGCAACCAGGGCTGGTCGTGGCAGGAGATCGCCGCCGAACTCGGTGTGAGCAGGCAGGCCGTGCACAAGAAGTACGGGAGGCATTGATGTTCGAGCGGTTCACGAAGGACGCCCGCGCCGTGGTGCAGTCGGCGGTGACACAGGCCGAACGGACGGGCGCGGACACCGTCGACGCCGAGCACCTCCTGCTCGCGCTGCTCGACCGGGAGGCGAGCCGTGCCTCCTTCGCGCTGGCCTCGCTGGGCGTCGCGGAGGAAGGCAAGGAGTCGGTCCGGCAGTCCCTGGCCGAGGCCCGGCGCCGCGCCGGCCTCTCCCAGGCCGAGACCGACGCCCTCGCCGGACTCGGCATCGACGTCGCGCGGATCGTCGTCCGCGTCGAGGAGGTGCACGGCGTCGGAGCGATGTCCGGCGACCGCAAGGGCAGGAGCGGCCTGTCCGGGCGCCGCCCCTTCAGCCGGGGCGCCAAGGACACCCTGGAACGCTCCCTGCGCACCGCCGTCGCCCGCCACGACCGCCATATCGGCGACGAACACCTGCTCCTCGCCCTCACGATCCGCCCCGGCGCCCCGGGCGAGGTGCTCGCCGACCACGGGGTGACGTACGAGTCGCTGGTCCGCGTGCTCTACGGCGACGGGGAGGCGAAGGCGGGCTGAGGGGGAGGGGGAGGAGGCGGACCCGGGGCGGTGCGGCGGCGCCGGGTCCGGAGGTGGGCCTGGGGGACTCAGGCCTTCGGTGTCCGCAGCAGCGCCCCGATGTGTGCCGCCGCCGTCGACAGGTGCCGACGGGCGTCGCGGAGCTGGTCCGAGGTGACGCCGTGGTCCCGGGCCGCGTCGCGGATGTCGTCCCGGAAGCGGTCGAGGAGGCGGTCCAGGTCGCGGGCCGGGTCCCCGGTGCCGTCCTCATGGGCCCAGGCCGGTTCGTAGTCGGCGGGGAAGTCCTCGGGGGTCTGTGAGTACTCGGGCGCGCCCGCCGCCGACTTCGCGCCGTCCTTCTCCGCGTTCCCGTGCCCGAACCCGAAGTCCTTGCCGAGTCCCCTGCCGTAGTCCCGCCCGAACTCGCCGAACTCCTTGGCCAGTTCGGTCAGCCCCTCGCGTACCCCCGTCGGCCAGTCGCCCCGCGCGAAGTGGTCCTGCACCTGCTCCTGGACCCGCCGTGCGATGCGCTGCACCTCCTCCTGGGCCTGGACCCGCGCCCGCTCCTGCGCCTCCTTGGCCTGACGCCGGGCCCGCTGGGCCTCCTCACGGGCCCGCCGGCTCTCGTCCTTGGCGCGCCGGGCCTGCTCCTTCCACTCCTGCTTGACGCGGCGCATCTCCTCCTTGGCCGCGCGCCAGGACTCGCTGTCGGTGTGGTCCCCGAACTCCCCCGGGGGGCTGTCCTGGTCGCCGCTGGCGCGGGCCTGCGAGGCGGCCGCCCGCATCTCGCGCCGCAGG
Above is a window of Streptomyces sp. NBC_00490 DNA encoding:
- a CDS encoding VOC family protein, yielding MDLKLHTCFIAVDDHDKAIAFYCDVLGLEVRNDVKYEGMRWTTVGSPLQPDVSIVLEPPAANPDLSPADRESMEQLLAKGVLRGVNFTTEDCDALFARVRESGADVIQEPTDMPYGVRDCAFRDPAGNMLRFMQSP
- a CDS encoding helix-turn-helix transcriptional regulator, encoding MNREDLVRLRKARDRMDREYTEPLDVTALARTALMSPGHFQRSFKEAYGETPYGYLMTRRVERAKMLLRRGDLSVTDVCMAVGCTSLGSFSSRFTELVGETPSSYRARSHEESAEIPPCVVRAYTRPRRT
- a CDS encoding MBL fold metallo-hydrolase, which produces MSSLKPVSGTELPICHTCGMQYAAPRADCPVCLDERQYVGWEGQRWTSLAELRDSGHRGRLREEGPGVVGVAAEPSVAIGQRALLLRSPAGNVLWDCLGYLDDELAAEVEKLGGVSAIAVSHPHFHGAMTEWGRVFDAPVYVHAADRDWVGRPDPLIEYWSGDTHPIAPGMTLINAGTHFAGGTVLHWADDPEGRGALFSGDIFMVVMDRRWVSFMYSIPNFIPERPRTVRRALRLVEPFGFERIYGAFWGRVVTADGAAAVRRSAERYLRFALDDEG
- the sodN gene encoding superoxide dismutase, Ni; translation: MLSRLFAPKVKVSAHCDLPCGVYDPAQARIEAESVKAVQEKMAANDDPHFQARATVIKEQRAELAKHHVSVLWSDYFKPPHFEKYPELHQLVNDALKALSAAKASTDPATGQKALDYIAQIDKIFWETKKA
- the sodX gene encoding nickel-type superoxide dismutase maturation protease, whose product is MPELSQETEHRGALLPFGPAEVTGPSMVPTLHHADRLLVQYGARIRPGDVVVLRHPFQQDLLVVKRAVERREGGWWVLGDNAYAGGDSTDYGVVPVELVLGKVRLRYRPRRPDQRSPFAVARWVLSCARPVLSDRSASRRLRAR
- a CDS encoding CGNR zinc finger domain-containing protein produces the protein MELAYYSDYAVRLVNTEDPARGKDSLTSVEAVRDLFGGNASAARRATDADVTRFRSVRGRLRSVFEAADGGDETLAVDLLNSLLLEFPVSPQISGHDHRDDDGRPLWHMHLADHPSNATAGYAAIAAMGLAFHLTEYGVDRLGLCEASPCRNAYLDTSTNRSRRYCSDRCATRANVAAYRARKRLEADRSERTGLAQDSTQRATANGER
- a CDS encoding class I SAM-dependent methyltransferase, with the protein product MTTSTGTDWQAWQESWDRQQEWYMPDREERFRIMLDMVEALVGPRPRVLDLACGTGSITARLLARFPEAVSTGVDLDPALLAIAEGTFAADDRVTFVTADLKDPDWTAKLPCTSYDAVLTATALHWLHSEPLAALYGQVAGLVRDGGLFMNADHMIDDTTPRINAAERAQRHTRMDQARHDGALDWSEWWQVAANDPVLAEPTARRFEIYGEHADGDMPSAAWHARVLREKGFGEARPVWCSPSDTLLLALK
- a CDS encoding amino acid ABC transporter ATP-binding protein, with translation MTVMVKSEGVHKSFGLVHVLKGIDLEVKQGEVFCLIGPSGSGKSTFLRCINHLEKISAGRLYVDGELVGYRQKGDKLYELKDSEVALQRQDIGMVFQRFNLFPHMTAADNIIEAPVQVKGVSKAQARERARELLDRVGLADKADTYPSQLSGGQQQRVAIARALAMDPKLMLFDEPTSALDPELVGDVLDVMRDLAESGMTMVVVTHEMGFAREVGDSLVFMDDGVVVESGNPRDVLTNPQHERTQAFLSKVL
- a CDS encoding amino acid ABC transporter permease, yielding MTDKFDKEPADATPPVSKEASVPPEAIKAIPVRHYGRYVSGLVVLALVGLLVNAFATAEKIQWSAVGDKMFDSTVLAGAGRTLLISILAMILGVVLGIVLAVMRLSKNPVTSWVAWVYIWFFRGTPVYVQLLLWFNLALIFPMLNLGPIYKDEMTDVMTPFMCALLGLGLNEAAYMAEICRAGLMAVDEGQTEASHALGMSHAKTLRRIVIPQAMRVIVPPTGNEFINMLKTSALVYAVTYNELLRATSSIGSTSYAVMEMLFVASIWYLVMTSVFSVFQFYLERRYARGTSRSLPPTPWQKIRVNLMAFSRERGGA
- a CDS encoding ABC transporter substrate-binding protein, giving the protein MTASSRRTTAARSRTAAVGAIAVAGALLLTGCGDQTEGGNDSGSKETASSSSAPLFDKLPANIQKAGVIKVGTNAEYAPMEYQDGGKIVGVDPDIAAALGKQLGVEFKFTSGSFDGLITSLNSGRYDVAMSSITDTKARQEGLDDKGKKLGPGVDFVDYFTAGTAVYVQKGNPKKINSIADLCGQTAAVQRGTTYEQALQKQSKACTGDGKKKITIESFENDTEAQTRVKSGGAVAGVNDYPVAIDMARKADGGNAFEVVGEQVDAGPFGIAVNKDNKELSAALEEAVNAIIADGTYKTILEKWGAESGAIDKAAVNGGK
- a CDS encoding NAD(P)-dependent malic enzyme, which produces MAAEIVNPRSDSDTGQDGAEPLDSFDPAFALHRGGKMAVQATVPIRDKDDLSLAYTPGVAKVCSAIAEQPDLVHDYTWKSSVVAVVTDGTAVLGLGDIGPEASLPVMEGKAILFKQFGGVDAVPIALACTDVDEIVETVVRLAPSFGGVNLEDISAPRCFEIEKRLQDALDIPIFHDDQHGTAVVTLAALRNAARLTGRGVGELRAVISGAGAAGVAIAKILVDAGIGDVAVADRKGVVSADRDDLTPVKRELAGFTNKAGLTGSLEAALAGADVFIGVSGGTVAEEAVASMAEGAFVFAMANPNPEVHPDVAHKYAAVVATGRSDFPNQINNVLAFPGIFAGALQVRASRITEGMKIAAAEALAAVVGDDLAADYVIPSPFDERVAPAVTAAVAAAARAEGVARR
- a CDS encoding zinc-binding dehydrogenase, which gives rise to MFAAYAARIDRDQPLSGLELGERPAPEARPGWSVIDVRAASLNHHDLWSLKGVGLSEDKLPMILGCDAAGVDEDGNEVVLHSVIGQTGHGVGPREPRSILTEHYQGTFAEQVAVPTWNVLPKPKELSFAEAACLPTAWLTAYRMLFTNAGVRPGDSVLVQGAGGGVATAAIVLGKAAGLRVFATSRDEAKRKRAIELGAVEALESGARLPQRVDAVIETVGAATWSHSVKSLRPGGTLVISGATSGDRPSHAELTRIFFLELKVVGSTMGTKDELEDLLSFCAATGVRPVIDEELPLDRAREGFERLASGEQFGKIVLTHS
- a CDS encoding helix-turn-helix domain-containing protein; its protein translation is MTEATDLAERAGDRDPRVGLRAVAALRRLLEQLESVQVRSARNQGWSWQEIAAELGVSRQAVHKKYGRH
- a CDS encoding Clp protease N-terminal domain-containing protein, which produces MFERFTKDARAVVQSAVTQAERTGADTVDAEHLLLALLDREASRASFALASLGVAEEGKESVRQSLAEARRRAGLSQAETDALAGLGIDVARIVVRVEEVHGVGAMSGDRKGRSGLSGRRPFSRGAKDTLERSLRTAVARHDRHIGDEHLLLALTIRPGAPGEVLADHGVTYESLVRVLYGDGEAKAG